CTCAGGCGTAgactacaattttagctaagtaccggtgcctcatAAACGAAAAGTTTGTGTAAATTCGTTCCAGCACACCTTGGCTTTGTTTGTTGAGTCATTTTGCCAGTCTAATATCTCATATGTAGGGTCTTATGTAACAAACTTCATGTTGAAACtagcagtgcctatattcgagaaaatattttcacgaactttctctaattttcacgattttctcaaattttcccaatttttttttttgggaaaattcatgaaaatttgagaaattcgtgaaaatttgagaaaattcgtaaaaatattttcgcgaatatacgCACTGAAAACtgtgaagtaacagattttggaTCAATTTAGTGAAAATACATTGATCAAACGAAGTAtaataaattcgataaaaCTACTGGCGATATGTTTGCCGCCTGTGAACGGTTAACTAGAACAATGGTGTATACATAAAAGAGCAGTGAATgcttaattttattaaacctCGTTAATGGTGAGGTACGCTAAATGTATAATTAAAGCTAACACTTTTCAGTTAAATCATTATCCACTCCGGTAAACAGTGCATCACTTTTCGCTCACCCCATTTGGTGGTTTTTGTGAACGGATATAAAATGTATATACAAAATAACAAATGACGCCTTACCTAACCGACATTGTGCAGAAAATGTATCAACATTGAGTTAGGAAATAGTTTACAATGGTTAAACGGATGGTTTATTTTaaaggaaacatttttttttctggtggGATGCTGAACTGTGTGCTTTTTCATAAATCACATAAAGGCGGCAAAGTAGAATGAACGAGAACGACCaaatagatttttcatttttaaaggaAGGAGGAAGCGAAGACAATGACGTCTGGGTGGTTATACGATTattcataaattataaatacTTAACggtagaataatttcattataGCTAGAAAGACTTATGAATAATTAATGCCTTTTTTATGGATGAATTTTAGctttttctcgattttatgAATCGTTGAAAATGGGTAAAGTTAGTGCAGCTATTTGTTGTAAAAACTACacattaaacaataaaaaaaggcTCATTAAGTTTATAACGTATACGGAGCTACCCGATAAAGGAATTTTACTATATATTGCGTCAGTGGAAGTGATACATGCTATGTACGTATTTTCAGTCACAGACAATGACGAAACTCTACATGGGTAAACCATATACGAGCTACtgaaattcgaaataaatggaaaacattttatgtcaagAGTATACCTACCAGAATTGATTGGTTTGGGGGGAAAAATGCAGGGTGGACGTTAAGTTGTCTCAAGTTTCAAAAAGTTCGGCCAGCACAATTCAGAAGTGTTTGCAACCcggaacaaaaatttacagaatCCAGATTTGAAGAACATTTAAACGACAGCACAACAGTGACATCCTCAATTTACATTGAAGACTTTTTGTGGGGTAGGGTCAAGACTTTAATTTGGTGGCGCTCACCGTTTAATATCAAGTACACAGTACACATGGATAGACGAAACGATATAGCTACAGTAATGTAAATATAGAATATAATCAACGCCCTGTATACCATCTAAAATTGTTCGGCTGGTCCACGGATGTTGTTCAAATTCTCATTGCGCAAACGTGTTCCCGTGATGACAGCCTAAATGTTCATTCAATTGGGAATGAACCGAAAACGTATATTGTACCACGAGAGGAGAGAAGAGAAGAGATCCATCGTCTCATTAAACAAGCATCTTAAACTTTTTCTTATCAGCAGACTACAAACAGGTGTTACACAAGTGAGCAAACGCAACTTGTGCACAGCTCATCGAACCCGTGTACGGTGTAGTGCAAAAATTTTTGGCTGTAGCTCCAGAAGCGTATACGTTGTGCGAAAGTTTTAGTGTTAAGACTAATTTACATTTCACTTAAACCAAAtggtaaataataaataatccGTTCGCTGAGAGAAGAAAAATGCGAGAAAAATTCGTTTGTTCGGCTGGAATGTTAACACGCACAATGGTGAACTGAAGACAGTgtgaaattttgtatggattcTAATATGTGGAAGGCGTTTTACAATTCAAGTGATGGTAgagattttgaataaaattgttgaacaaTGAGCTCGACTATGAGATTAGATTCTTAATCACACAAGGTAAGTGCTCTGCAATCTTTTAACTCTAAGAAACAGTAAATAAGAAGAAATTTAAACATAATAAATAGAAATCAAGACCCTCACATCctctataaataaaaacggGTTGAGAGTGTAAATAATTGCCATACGACACTCcagttacattttatatatagCTGCAGACTCGATAAAATTCATCCAGCACCATTCCACTGAATGTATACCttgattgaatttcaattaattggaaaCTTTCGCACCTGTTGGTATTGTAACTTTATCTTCTTTTCGGAAAATGTGTTTATTTCATCGACAGAAATTGGGAcaaacaaaaccaattttctcgGTGATTTGTTATGTTAAAACTTTGGTCCGTTGCGAGTGTTTGATTTTCGTtgccaataaatttattttgaaaatttcggtcgataaaatgaattttaatttggcTAATTAAATGTTAAGCTCTTATTCCGGCTGCTTCATTTGTATAACAGGGGCGTGTacgcaaattttttgggcaaattttaatttggtttaaaatttttatacgATTCCGAGAAGAAACAACGTATATCGTACGAATACCCTTTGGAAATAGCTCTGATTATAGCGACTCGCATTcatcaaaaagaatttttcagtaattttcaTGTAGTGAAAAGTGTGGCTCGCTGAGCagtattaataataaaaataataaaaatactGAGGCGAGAGGTTTTAGATTATATTGTAAATGTTGCAGAGAATTTCACAGAATTTCCTGAAGAATTTTGGAACATGTTCAAATtgcttttttgttaaaacgtTTTAGGTTTTTCTTCTACTTTTCAACTCCAATTTCCTTTCATAAAAAGACTGAttaattttgggaaaacattttttcatattttcttgaatttttccacattttcctagaattggaaaaatataggaaaaaattggaaaatatttcctgCTAAAACACTTTACGCAAgctttacaaagtgttttttgatggtccttaaaatttgctcTTCAGCAGATGGAAAAGACAACATGCTTTTTTGAGTAATGTTGATGGATTCGCAAAACTGGAAATATGCAACGTTTTCTGAcctgaatttttttgtcgttaatttttgtgtgaattacATTAGGTTTCCGTATTCTGCGTTTCCGTTAGATGTGTCTCGCTGACTCGGTACGAAATTAATGTCAAAATGctgaaactaaaagatttggTTGATTTTGTTGAACGAAGTTTCTATTCCATGAATAGACATGTAAAAAACACACTTTCTGTATCTAAGAATAAGCTGTTCTCCTTGTATTCCCcgatttctttcatttatccTCTGAAATAGCACACCAAATGAGTGGAATCAGAAAAACGTTTCCTTAAAGATTCACCTACAgcctatttttggtaatttaattccgtgaaattctttaaaatgaatattgagaatttttaggcaacttttaaatttgattaatttaattCCGTAAAAATCTTAACACAATTTTACGGAgttaaataacgaaaaataggccctgcctaGCCTATAGATGCCACAACAACGttagaaatatttcactttttcaataaattacacAAGTTGCAGCACATATTTAGTAAACTGGCATTCACGTTTCACCGACATCAATGCAAGCAATCTATTACCAACAGTGCCTATCGTGACTTATGCATATTAATTTGGTGTCTTTCTAATGCTTAAACTTTACGCCAGACcacgaatgaaatttcgtttagAAACACGTCTGAAGGTAACGTACAGAATCGGTCAAAATTCATCGGAAATAGTGAGATAAGattgttattaaaattttcgacattAGAAAGAGCGACAAATATTATCATTCAATGGCTTTATCCACCTTTATGAAGAACATGGCGTTGGCGATATTATTCCTTGAAAATGGTATTTAAAACAGACGGAGTTTCGCAATAATGTTTTTATCTCTATACATTTATATGTAGCAGAAAACGAACAGGTTGTCAGATCGATAGCAATAAAATCGATGCATTAGATTAGTCAGTACAAAACATTCCATATATTCACCTGTAATTTAACACAAAGACTAATTATTGCGTTTGCGAagtgacgatttttttttcgttctgaAATACTTTAATGTAAAAGTCACACCAGACATTCGTTGTTCCATTGAAttgttatttgattttgtggtttttgttacatttttatgaaatggCAGTCACGCCATCCTCACATTCTCAATCACGAAAAACGGTTCTCAGACCGCTCTTACCATACAACCTTTAAAGCTATGCAAACGCTGAAACTTTTAGTATTATTCAGTCCAGCAACAGTTAGTTAAATCTTCGCACGTGTCGTCTAACCACCACTTGAAAATGTCTCTATTACTGTGAGGAAAGTTACCATCCAATATGGAATCACAGAGAGTGTTTGGAAAGTCGGACTGTACGTGGTAGTCTTTTCTCCAATCAAAATACGATCTGTAGACAGCCTCGTTATTGCCGACATAATTCAAATAACTGGCCAATTCCACAGAAGATGAGAAGTTCCTCACATCGATGTATGAGTTTGCTGGTAGAATATGAGAGTAGTTCACACCGCCGTACACAATCGGTATGATGTCGtagtttaaaatgttgaacaacTTTTCGGTAACGTAATCGATGCACAAGGAATTTTCAAACGACAGATAAAATTTGTAATCTTTCGACAGCATTTGATAGCAAGcctcatttttgaaaaaatgatcACCTCCAGTTGGACAAATCAACGTACCACACTTTCCATAGATGTCGATTGGGATGTGTCGACCTAATTTTTCGACAATTTCCTCTCGCCTTGAAAACGATTCGCAATTCGAGACGAACCATGCAATTTGCtttgtttttcgttgaaaatcaatttcaaaactgGCAATCGTTTCATTTGCATTCTTTGCTATCATTCCGTACGGAATCGGAATGTCCGAATCCAGCCGGTAGTTCATTGTTATATCAAAATGTGGAGCGATATTACGAAACAATTTCATATCGTCCCAGCGCCGGTTGCCCATCGGTGATTCAATGTTGTACAAAATCCATTTTTGGCCTAAAAATTTCTGTTGTGGCAGATCGCTGAATTTCCTTATATCACGATGGTGAATCAGTACCCATTCCGATGTCATCAGGTCGTCGGGATCGGTTGTGTAGATGCATCGATTATCTCGAAAAAGTGGTTCGCCCGTAAACAGATCTTTCCAACCAATGTTGTAGTATTTGTTGTAGATTAGAATTTGATTATTTGCCAGTGTCTGgttacgatttttatttagcaTTCGATATGCAACGATTCCATTCAATGAACTAGTTTGACGCCAGTAATAATAAATGAAGCACACAAAGACGATCATCAACAATAAAACCACATTGGATTTTCGCAGTTTCACTTTCACTACCATTATTTGAAtgcaaaaatcataaattcgaTCTGTGTCCactaaattttcaaactttgctTTCAAGTATTTCGTTGTTCTCCAACACACTGATTTTACATTATCAAATCGCTTACAGTGGGCCACCACTTACATCAATGTTTGGTATAACCGAAACATTATTAGAACGTTTGTCATGTATCAGTAATAAAGGTGATTACGCAAAGTGTGCGGAAATGGGAAACAATGTGTAGTTCCCAGGTGTGTACTAGTGACGAAAGATGAGGGAAAACGCTCATGCTTCAGAGCTACAGAGGTTGGTAGGTTATATTACTTAGATTTAAACCTGTTTAGCTACTAACTGTACCGAGAGAAAAATCctcagaaaagaaaatattcgcTTTAGCATTGCTGTATACTTGGCTTGTAACGAAATCGTTAAATTTTATCTTGTCAATAAGAGTTATCAGCATTTTATGATTATGATTGTTTCTTATCTACTACGATGTGTTCCTTGTCGAGGAAGGTGGTATCGTTTTAGTTCGTAGTGAGGGGTAATTAaaagaaactatttttttaattgaagctaccatatttttaaatttgtaattgagaaacttcaagcatgagtggtactctaaatagggtactgaaacttgacagggtgtcacacaactgtaaaaaaccatttcatacaaaatagtacttcatttggcagctgtcgccTATGACAACTTTTGTTTAAACGCATTTGAAGGTACAACTACCTCAGTAGTTCTCAGATCCAGATGAATTAGCGAGAGAGATTACTTTGAAATAGTGCTGACTGCAGCTAACGTGTGGTACCGAGGAGACAAATTTATTCGTTATTGGAAGGAAGGAATAAATCTATTAAGCCAAATTAACATCACAATATGATACTAGCTTGAAAGGGAAATTAGATGTTTATTGAAAGCTAAATGCAAAAATGGGACACGTCAGTgaatcataagaaaaatgaaaaaagaaaatacatcGTCAGACTAATTCGAAACAACGTTAaacgaacaaaatttcatttttcttataattcgctaatccTAGCACTAATCTGACATgatcacatttttttgaatttagctATTCATACACATATCAACTACGAACAAATGTATGGCAAAGTAAAACGACAGTGCACGGTGATCAGCTGCAACGTAATTAAAAGAAACTCACACCGTAAGTGCGGcttcaatttcaaaacttaACACATGTTAGTACATTTTGACTTTTGACCCACAGTTTTTGACATTTGTGGCATGAAGTCAGCGTTATTTTGTCAAACtgtcaattgaaaatatttaaatttatggcGGACCTATGGCGTGAATTACTAACTTCAAAACGTGACGATGTGACTGGTGTCTAAATAACTGGAAAGATATGCCCCCTTTTATTTAAGTCTTTATATCATACCGCAACACGTCAATACGTAAAAACCGACAAGAGTTGTGTGTATTTAGAGAGATAAAGCCATAATAGATAAACAGAAACCAATACAAGCCTTCGAAGATGTCAAACTATTTTATACACCTCGGGACTGTAATgattatttatgcaactcagcatcataatgttcgaaatCTGCGAACTTTATATTTCTGGtagatttttagaaacttCGACAAgtttttccaaattaatttaccaaaaataggtCCTCTTGAAGTCCTCCGTATACGATGACGTCTGTAAAGTACTAGAGAACTACAAGCAAATATTTCTTGTTTCGATGAGTAAAATAACTTCGAGACAACATCCTTGGAATCTAGAATACACATTCCTACACATCCCAACTTTTGTCACTCATTTTCAATGTCCCATTTAGCTATTTACTGTGAAACGTTACATTCGGCACAAATGTTATGCACGCCCGTGGCGCTCCAAGGAAAAGTCGACGAGAGGTCGCAGTTGGTGGACCGTTACGCCGAGCACATCCTGCATCTGGTGCGACATGGAATGTACAGGTGGTTCGCGGAAAGATGACATCGCGTTGTCTGTGGCACGCCTGCCGAGCATTGATGATCGGAATTCTGCTGATGGCTTTGGGCGCCGGAATGGCCACAATCGGTATGAATGCTGTCGAATTGTTCACAGAATTTcaggttttaatttttttaaatgaccAGGGTATTATGCAGAGGATCTGTCGATTGGACAGGAAGTTAGGGGTAATACCACTGTGCGAATCAAAAATGAATCTCGTGGATTTCATCTAAATAATCTGTCGTATGCTGGACCGATTGTTATGGGATTTGGTGGTATGATCGCGAGTTGGTAATTAAATTTGGACGACCATTTGATTGTAAGAAAATCGATTGCAGGTTTCATAATTGTGGCCGCATGTGTAATGACATTTGAAGCAAGAGACTCAGCCGCGAAAGTAGTTCCTGCAAGGTTTAAATTGAGTACAACCAGAACGAATAGCTCATCAAGACGAACAACTGACGATTCGGGACAGGTGAATTCGCTGTATAGTGGTGAGAATGTTTCCTATTTCCTATGTTCATCGTAGACTTTATGATTCAAAATCGTTTCAACAATAGCCTCGAAAGCAGTTGCCTCCCAAACAAATCGTTTAGAAAACCGATCGGAAGTATTCTCATCTCCGATCGAAGCGACTGTGGACAGGGAGACAATGACCGCTACGTTaacgaatttctcaaaatcatTCGGGTAAATCCATCAACATCACGCTCAATATCGAAATAATAAATCACTTTTCGGTACACCAGCTCCCCACGGCATATGTGCAGAACAAGATCTCAACCGAGCAGACGAGTATCACGCAGTGGATCTGTACCCAACTTAACTACAGATGCGATTTCGAACGCATCGATGCAGTTATGTTCTGTGTCGACCATCCAAAAACCGTACCGTCATAGAAATCATCGAGCTGCTAGTACTGTTGCTAGATATCATAACATTGGTGCAGAGTGTGTTAATCCACTGCTAGCTGACACGTTACATTTTCAGCGACATATGTTACCAGTGGCGAATGGGTCGGAATCTGCTGATGACTATGCAAACGCAAAGAGTCGAATAAATGACAGAACAAAGCGGTCAGACACCGCTAAACGGCACATTTTGTCCAGACAAAAACCTATTCATAAAGATGAACACAGAACACCAAGTAGTTTGAGGTACACGATAGCCATTAGtttgatattttctttatGCAAAACTTATGAAAAACTCTATTTCCAGGAAGCGGTCAGCCGATGTATCCCACCTATTTCGCAGATGCAACAAAGGACAATCATTGACTCATAAATCTTCAGACAACAGCTGCAGCGCAGTGCCAAGTTTGTCACAAGAATCTACTGTTTATTCAACATTTCAGCAATGCCTAAGTCGCCAGATATCGGCACCGTTGGAGGAGCGAGTGTTCAAGTGAGTATTGTTTATATAACTGGGGGAGGATAAAATTGCATTCATGTTTGTGTGATGTTTTGAAACAATGTGTCGTCGGgtcaatattttagccttaATTTTAGATTGAGATTCTGATGCGTTTCAAGCCAGCGTTCATCATTTTTGAGATTTAGTCCGTTGTTAATTTTGTGTGTATTATACATCATGCAACGTTGTTGTATTATAAATGTACGTAGACGTTGTTTACTCGTcggaattgttttgtttttttcatttttttttcttaaacttTTCAGTTGAGGTTGTTGCTGcatatttcatatttatattGGATTAATTCAATGTGAAAACTATTAATATTTTCTCTAC
This genomic stretch from Bradysia coprophila strain Holo2 chromosome II, BU_Bcop_v1, whole genome shotgun sequence harbors:
- the LOC119066078 gene encoding alpha-(1,3)-fucosyltransferase C-like, with amino-acid sequence MVVKVKLRKSNVVLLLMIVFVCFIYYYWRQTSSLNGIVAYRMLNKNRNQTLANNQILIYNKYYNIGWKDLFTGEPLFRDNRCIYTTDPDDLMTSEWVLIHHRDIRKFSDLPQQKFLGQKWILYNIESPMGNRRWDDMKLFRNIAPHFDITMNYRLDSDIPIPYGMIAKNANETIASFEIDFQRKTKQIAWFVSNCESFSRREEIVEKLGRHIPIDIYGKCGTLICPTGGDHFFKNEACYQMLSKDYKFYLSFENSLCIDYVTEKLFNILNYDIIPIVYGGVNYSHILPANSYIDVRNFSSSVELASYLNYVGNNEAVYRSYFDWRKDYHVQSDFPNTLCDSILDGNFPHSNRDIFKWWLDDTCEDLTNCCWTE
- the LOC119066072 gene encoding uncharacterized protein LOC119066072 isoform X3; this encodes MHARGAPRKSRREVAVGGPLRRAHPASGATWNVQVVRGKMTSRCLWHACRALMIGILLMALGAGMATIGYYAEDLSIGQEVRGNTTVRIKNESRGFHLNNLSYAGPIVMGFGGFIIVAACVMTFEARDSAAKVVPARFKLSTTRTNSSSRRTTDDSGQVNSLYSASKAVASQTNRLENRSEVFSSPIEATVDRETMTATLTNFSKSFGSPRHMCRTRSQPSRRVSRSGSVPNLTTDAISNASMQLCSVSTIQKPYRHRNHRAASTVARYHNIGAECVNPLLADTLHFQRHMLPVANGSESADDYANAKSRINDRTKRSDTAKRHILSRQKPIHKDEHRTPSSLRKRSADVSHLFRRCNKGQSLTHKSSDNSCSAVPSLSQESTVYSTFQQCLSRQISAPLEERVFNQHLEHIIRYSRYEDFSR
- the LOC119066072 gene encoding uncharacterized protein LOC119066072 isoform X1, encoding MHARGAPRKSRREVAVGGPLRRAHPASGATWNVQVVRGKMTSRCLWHACRALMIGILLMALGAGMATIGYYAEDLSIGQEVRGNTTVRIKNESRGFHLNNLSYAGPIVMGFGGFIIVAACVMTFEARDSAAKVVPARFKLSTTRTNSSSRRTTDDSGQVNSLYSASKAVASQTNRLENRSEVFSSPIEATVDRETMTATLTNFSKSFGSPRHMCRTRSQPSRRVSRSGSVPNLTTDAISNASMQLCSVSTIQKPYRHRNHRAASTVARYHNIGAECVNPLLADTLHFQRHMLPVANGSESADDYANAKSRINDRTKRSDTAKRHILSRQKPIHKDEHRTPSSLRKRSADVSHLFRRCNKGQSLTHKSSDNSCSAVPSLSQESTVYSTFQQCLSRQISAPLEERVFKSQISINSEPGTSMRTLSCQSSLEPYLQEEESTELDVESHAITNANLPLQIPTTNKSEPTVIHMLECNIENRKLFDNKQKSDNKKKGIYRSNSSRQPTSTPTYGTDFKQSCKDDLGYDSIEVIDERRNKNFEKAGLQRSNTTVIYSEYVP
- the LOC119066072 gene encoding uncharacterized protein LOC119066072 isoform X2, with protein sequence MHARGAPRKSRREVAVGGPLRRAHPASGATWNVQVVRGKMTSRCLWHACRALMIGILLMALGAGMATIGYYAEDLSIGQEVRGNTTVRIKNESRGFHLNNLSYAGPIVMGFGGFIIVAACVMTFEARDSAAKVVPARFKLSTTRTNSSSRRTTDDSGQVNSLYTSKAVASQTNRLENRSEVFSSPIEATVDRETMTATLTNFSKSFGSPRHMCRTRSQPSRRVSRSGSVPNLTTDAISNASMQLCSVSTIQKPYRHRNHRAASTVARYHNIGAECVNPLLADTLHFQRHMLPVANGSESADDYANAKSRINDRTKRSDTAKRHILSRQKPIHKDEHRTPSSLRKRSADVSHLFRRCNKGQSLTHKSSDNSCSAVPSLSQESTVYSTFQQCLSRQISAPLEERVFKSQISINSEPGTSMRTLSCQSSLEPYLQEEESTELDVESHAITNANLPLQIPTTNKSEPTVIHMLECNIENRKLFDNKQKSDNKKKGIYRSNSSRQPTSTPTYGTDFKQSCKDDLGYDSIEVIDERRNKNFEKAGLQRSNTTVIYSEYVP